A genomic stretch from Legionella adelaidensis includes:
- a CDS encoding DUF4142 domain-containing protein: protein MKSKKIYLSLLLLASSSVFAVDSNNSTANTTSQTQTATQNGQNVQSNKDGEFIAFLITLNKNEVALADLALTKDMNKQDTDYAKMLKKDHTQGLEKTMEVSKKTNIDAVDTDMVKDLQQKGQQELSSLSSLQGVDFEKAYIDAMVSGHQSALDTINQQFKGHISNGKVKALMEKTKARVKQHLEKAKKLQKKLADASTSNENDAHNNASNSHN, encoded by the coding sequence ATGAAATCAAAAAAAATATATTTATCTTTATTGTTATTAGCCTCTTCTTCTGTCTTTGCAGTAGATTCTAACAACAGCACTGCTAATACTACCAGCCAAACCCAAACCGCCACCCAAAACGGACAAAATGTCCAAAGTAATAAAGACGGCGAATTTATTGCTTTTCTTATCACCTTAAACAAAAATGAAGTCGCTTTAGCTGATTTAGCCCTAACAAAAGATATGAATAAACAAGATACTGACTATGCCAAGATGCTAAAGAAAGATCATACCCAAGGTTTGGAAAAAACCATGGAAGTAAGCAAAAAAACTAATATTGACGCGGTTGATACTGACATGGTGAAAGATCTGCAACAAAAAGGACAACAAGAGCTCAGCAGCTTAAGTTCTTTACAAGGGGTGGATTTTGAGAAGGCATACATAGATGCAATGGTCTCAGGACATCAAAGCGCGTTAGATACAATAAACCAACAGTTTAAAGGCCACATCAGCAATGGCAAAGTAAAAGCACTGATGGAAAAAACAAAAGCGCGCGTAAAGCAGCACTTAGAAAAAGCTAAAAAATTGCAAAAGAAGTTGGCTGATGCAAGCACTAGCAATGAAAATGACGCACATAACAATGCATCAAATTCTCATAACTAA
- a CDS encoding DNA topoisomerase IB, whose amino-acid sequence MKDSLPGISRKKKGKGFSYYSPTGVLITDPSVIKRINSLAIPPAYSNVWISPYPNGHIQATGRDERNRKQYIYHPLWREARQQKKFNTIIEFGKSLPKIRKHVDQQLQKPITLAKSQVIAAILYLLDNACVRIGTAIYAKENKSYGLTTLRKKHLSLEKNKAILEFTGKNAHMWHIILTHRKIIKILEKCEEIPGYELFKYKDDKGQINTITSQEVNGCLKDITKKPFTAKDFRTWTACRETFYRLVATIREGSPPTKDKLKETIGEVAQILGHTPSICQKNYIDPDIIAWWEGNQLQLWLKRRRLNIEEKEKIFLLWLKHKTR is encoded by the coding sequence GTGAAAGATTCTCTTCCTGGAATTTCCAGAAAAAAAAAGGGTAAAGGTTTTTCTTACTATAGCCCTACCGGCGTATTAATTACTGATCCAAGCGTTATTAAACGAATTAACTCCCTGGCAATCCCTCCTGCTTACAGTAACGTGTGGATTTCTCCTTATCCAAACGGTCATATACAAGCAACTGGCAGAGATGAGCGCAATCGAAAACAATATATTTATCATCCACTTTGGCGCGAAGCCCGCCAACAAAAAAAGTTTAACACGATTATAGAGTTTGGTAAGTCTTTGCCAAAGATTCGAAAACATGTGGACCAACAATTACAAAAACCTATTACCTTAGCAAAGTCTCAAGTTATAGCAGCTATTCTTTATCTATTAGATAATGCTTGTGTACGTATTGGCACAGCAATTTATGCAAAAGAAAATAAATCGTATGGATTGACCACCTTAAGAAAAAAGCACTTGTCCCTAGAAAAAAACAAAGCAATTCTCGAATTTACCGGAAAAAATGCCCATATGTGGCATATTATCCTCACCCATCGCAAAATAATTAAAATTTTGGAGAAATGCGAAGAAATCCCTGGGTATGAATTATTTAAGTACAAAGATGATAAAGGACAAATTAATACCATCACCTCCCAAGAAGTAAATGGTTGTTTGAAAGATATAACCAAAAAACCCTTTACTGCAAAAGATTTTCGGACCTGGACTGCTTGCCGGGAAACCTTTTATCGACTTGTTGCTACCATACGAGAGGGAAGCCCTCCTACGAAGGATAAGTTAAAAGAAACCATTGGCGAGGTTGCACAAATTTTAGGCCACACGCCTTCAATCTGTCAGAAAAATTATATTGATCCGGATATTATAGCGTGGTGGGAAGGGAATCAATTGCAATTGTGGTTAAAAAGAAGGCGATTAAATATAGAAGAAAAAGAGAAAATATTTTTGTTATGGTTAAAACATAAAACGAGGTAA
- a CDS encoding EamA family transporter, whose protein sequence is MPISHLLCTLLVVVIWGLNFIFVKFALDEMSPLMLCALRFLLASLPAIFFIKPPAIPFRMVATYGLIMFAMQFSFFFLGMHAGMTPGLASLVMQVQVFFSMLFAAIFLKDKPVPIQVFGALLAFGGIAIVALHCDQNVTISGFILILLAAATWGFGNLITKKAKKINMMALVVWGSFVASIPLTVLAFLFEGPETIFTSLRAISIWGVVSVLYIVYFSTWIGYGVWNWLISRYPVNTIVPFTLLVPVVGLVSSVIILDEPFQQWKLLASIMVLTGLCFHIVSARFASPVKETIANSQ, encoded by the coding sequence ATGCCAATTTCGCATTTATTGTGTACATTATTAGTAGTGGTTATTTGGGGTTTAAATTTCATTTTTGTTAAATTTGCATTAGATGAAATGTCCCCTTTAATGCTTTGCGCATTGCGTTTTCTTTTGGCTAGTTTACCTGCAATTTTTTTCATCAAACCTCCTGCCATTCCTTTTCGCATGGTGGCCACCTATGGTTTGATCATGTTCGCGATGCAGTTTTCCTTTTTCTTTTTGGGGATGCATGCGGGTATGACCCCAGGGCTTGCTTCACTGGTCATGCAAGTACAAGTATTTTTTAGTATGTTATTTGCAGCTATATTCTTAAAAGATAAGCCAGTGCCTATTCAAGTGTTTGGAGCATTGTTAGCTTTTGGTGGCATAGCTATTGTTGCTCTGCATTGTGATCAAAATGTCACTATTTCGGGATTTATATTAATTTTGTTGGCTGCAGCTACTTGGGGGTTTGGAAATTTAATCACAAAAAAAGCAAAAAAGATTAATATGATGGCCCTGGTGGTTTGGGGAAGTTTTGTTGCCAGCATCCCTTTAACTGTTCTTGCTTTTCTCTTTGAAGGCCCTGAAACGATCTTTACCAGTTTACGAGCCATCAGTATCTGGGGCGTTGTTTCGGTCCTTTATATTGTATATTTTTCTACGTGGATAGGTTATGGGGTGTGGAACTGGCTAATTAGCCGTTATCCAGTCAATACCATTGTTCCTTTTACTCTCCTAGTTCCTGTAGTGGGGCTAGTAAGTTCAGTTATTATATTGGATGAGCCTTTTCAGCAATGGAAGTTATTAGCCAGTATCATGGTATTGACTGGATTGTGCTTTCATATTGTTAGCGCCCGTTTTGCCTCCCCTGTGAAAGAAACAATCGCTAATTCTCAGTAG
- a CDS encoding lysozyme inhibitor LprI family protein has protein sequence MRFLFLVLIFFTEIASAETPEPSDCMEEAKTQIELNRCAALELKNAKSEMERVFQEILKKYADDPVFVEKMKIAQDTWAKYRDAQIEMQFPHSDQAQYYGSIYPLCLQLELTRFTQERIKVLNKWLVGIEEGDICGGSIKVKSQLPTEN, from the coding sequence ATGCGATTTTTATTCCTGGTTTTGATTTTTTTTACTGAGATAGCCTCCGCTGAAACACCCGAACCATCCGACTGCATGGAAGAAGCTAAGACCCAGATTGAGTTGAACCGCTGCGCGGCATTAGAACTCAAAAATGCGAAGAGCGAGATGGAGAGAGTTTTTCAAGAGATTTTGAAAAAATACGCCGATGATCCTGTCTTTGTTGAAAAGATGAAAATTGCGCAAGATACGTGGGCTAAATATCGCGATGCCCAAATAGAAATGCAATTCCCTCATAGCGATCAAGCACAATATTATGGTTCGATTTACCCTCTCTGTTTACAGCTTGAACTCACCCGATTTACCCAGGAGCGCATTAAAGTTTTAAATAAATGGCTAGTAGGTATAGAAGAAGGCGATATTTGTGGCGGATCTATCAAAGTAAAATCACAACTACCTACTGAGAATTAG